One stretch of Anabas testudineus chromosome 24, fAnaTes1.2, whole genome shotgun sequence DNA includes these proteins:
- the LOC113149244 gene encoding C-C chemokine receptor type 6-like: MSSLSEPEYNESYEDYYIGELIGLCTHNNNHSVEQVVSPYVHSIICILGFMGNSLVIATYAFYKGTKSMTDIYLLNVAIADLLFVVALPLIVYNEMSSWSMGSVACKLLRGSYSVNLYSGMLLLACISTDCYIAIVQARRSFRLRSLSYSRIICAIVWVCAVLLSVPTFYFYHCYQPSHNMMFVPEENLTHSGLNLSVEGWDGVSLPPQYVCEFRFSDNNTALLTKLAVPSTQIAVGFFLPLLIMIFCYTAVIITLLRAKNFQRHKAVRVVLAVVVVFIVCHLPYNVTLLYDTISMFDQHSCEESDALHTAKTVTQTIAYLHCCLNPVLYALAGVKFRNHIRRIFQDLWCLCCFSRFNSENYMPAHHSVEKPSNNDSCFII, translated from the coding sequence ATGTCGAGCCTTTCAGAACCCGAGTATAATGAAAGTTATGAAGATTATTACATTGGTGAACTGATTGGACTTtgtacacacaacaacaaccacagtgtGGAGCAGGTGGTCAGCCCGTACGTCCACTCCATCATCTGCATCCTGGGCTTCATGGGAAACAGCCTGGTGATCGCCACCTACGCCTTCTACAAGGGGACCAAGTCCATGACGGACATCTACCTGCTCAACGTGGCCATCGCAGACCTGCTGTTTGTGGTAGCGCTGCCTCTTATCGTCTACAACGAGATGTCGTCGTGGTCGATGGGCTCGGTGGCCTGCAAGCTGCTGCGAGGCTCCTACAGCGTGAACCTGTACAGCGGCATGTTGCTGCTCGCCTGCATCAGCACCGACTGCTACATCGCCATCGTGCAGGCCCGACGCAGTTTCAGGCTGCGTTCGCTGTCCTACAGCCGCATCATCTGTGCCATCGTCTGGGTCTGTGCTGTTCTGCTGTCTGTCCCGACCTTCTACTTCTACCACTGTTACCAGCCATCCCACAACATGATGTTTGTGCCGGAGGAGAATCTGACCCACAGCGGGCTGAACCTCTCAGTCGAGGGATGGGACGGTGTCTCCCTGCCTCCACAGTACGTCTGCGAGTTCAGGTTCTCTGATAACAACACAGCCTTGTTGACCAAGCTGGCCGTTCCCAGCACCCAGATCGCTGTGGGCTTCTTCCTGCCGCTGCTCATCATGATCTTCTGCTACACCGCCGTCATCATCACGCTGCTGAGAGCCAAAAACTTCCAGCGGCACAAGGCGGTGCGGGTGGTGctggctgtggtggtggtgttcATCGTCTGCCACCTGCCCTACAACGTCACGCTCCTTTATGACACCATCAGCATGTTCGACCAGCATAGTTGTGAAGAGTCGGACGCCCTGCATACGGCCAAGACAGTCACTCAGACCATCGCCTACCTGCACTGCTGCCTGAACCCGGTGCTGTACGCCTTAGCTGGGGTGAAGTTCAGGAACCACATCAGAAGGATCTTCCAGGACCTGTggtgtctgtgctgcttctCCAGGTTCAACTCTGAGAACTACATGCCTGCTCACCACTCGGTGGAAAAGCCCAGCAACAATGACTCATGCTTTATCATATGA
- the si:dkey-1h6.8 gene encoding uncharacterized protein si:dkey-1h6.8 encodes MATEVTEDVQRAEKVDLKRKLTGPPKLLLGKTRTRSVGEDRPEAKTDKLDEVDEPAAAAESEITDLTGSPNMQEEVLSVVKTESGRRRRKVTGEDGDARNGKMNRRRWWRRFSSAVVCTRKQEKKVEGSLEKQETTSVNHNERRSNMTLRRFQTSFDRKTQEPSREPSLTLQKKLRGLFTRAVGRRLSAEDEAPCSSGANGDERTEPHREEAQCRPDQVHDCVELQRAATDLSSEAEMIPALEDRAVAASLEQVRGDIDNMDENVTDAADGSGTTSRPPVGRPVGGVSSDRDVVLDDDEHRSASPEVHTEETGRPLQLFTNGPSIRIELVPPDDLSLQDEEEEEECWEGRSSENQNHLLLLLSFDHSEQQLLHVARSLVRAAMNAAVDQLSREQQGGSEHVHRQPQDFKDHA; translated from the coding sequence ATGGCGACAGAGGTCACGGAGGATGTCCAACGAGCAGAGAAAGTGGATCTGAAGAGGAAGCTGACTGGTCCTCCCAAACTGCTGCTGGGAAAAACCAGGACCAGGAGTGTGGGGGAGGACAGACCTGAGGCTAAAACAGACAAGTTGGACGAAGTGGAtgaaccagctgctgcagcagagagtgAAATCACAGATCTGACAGGAAGTCCCAACATGCAAGAAGAAGTTTTGTCTGTAGTAAAGACAGAGAGCGGCAGGAGGCGCCGCAAGGTCACAGGTGAAGACGGTGACGCCAGAAACGGGAAGATGAACAGACgcaggtggtggaggaggtttTCTTCAGCAGTCGTTTGCACCaggaaacaagagaagaagGTAGAGGGAAGTTTGGAGAAGCAGGAGACTACTTCAGTAAATCACAACGAGAGGAGGTCCAACATGACGTTGAGAAGGTTCCAGACTTCCTTTGATCGCAAAACTCAGGAACCAAGCAGAGAACCTTCGCTGACACTCCAGAAAAAACTGAGAGGACTCTTCACCAGAGCAGTAGGGAGGAGGTTGTCTGCTGAGGATGAAGCCCCGTGTTCATCTGGTGCCAATGGAGATGAACGAACCGAACCCCACAGAGAGGAAGCTCAGTGTCGCCCTGACCAGGTACATGACTGTGTAGAACTCCAGAGAGCTGCGACTGATCTGAGCTCAGAGGCTGAGATGATCCCGGCCTTAGAGGATAGGGCTGTAGCAGCGAGTCTGGAACAAGTCAGAGGTGACATTGACAACATGGACGAGAATGTGACAGACGCTGCAGACGGATCAGGGACAACCTCCCGACCTCCTGTTGGGCGACCAGTTGGGGGAGTATCTTCAGACAGAGACGTTGTTCTGGATGATGATGAGCATCGTTCTGCTTCACCGGAGGTTCATACTGAGGAGACTGGTCGACCCCTTCAGCTATTTACCAATGGACCCTCTATCCGGATCGAGCTGGTTCCTCCAGATGACCTCTCCCTacaggatgaagaggaagaggaggagtgtTGGGAGGGCAGATCTTCAGAGAACCAGAACCAccttctcctgctgctcagCTTCGACCACAGcgagcagcagctgcttcatgTGGCTCGCTCTCTGGTCCGAGCCGCCATGAACgcagctgtggatcagctgaGCAGAGAACAGCAGGGTGGCTCAGAGCATGTCCACAGACAGCCACAGGACTTCAAGGATCATGCCTGA
- the zbtb25 gene encoding zinc finger and BTB domain-containing protein 25, which yields MEVSSHSLFLLQQLNVQREFGFLCDCTVAIGNVYFKAHRAVLASFSNYFKMIFIHQSSECIKIQPTDIQPDVFSYLLHIMYTGMCPKQPVDQSRLQDGIKFLHAYQLCRKPGEGAADAATDVIRMSNLYGIQISSQLANKEVPGVPKTTTVSRGAPEDLCSAGGGGRSHSQLSLAVGLEGVTSDRQASALRNVCSVASGDDSDISARIKQERVEEEEGEDGEGEEVPGVGSPSQSSSPSQSLLFKDRSLVLLCPRCGERCSSPEGLREHLFSHALDPARLMEGLSQGGELDTGVEEGPPGTQEQLDAGCLEEALRQSQALANQLAAELRRSRGVGGVGGGGSPTPAVLHSRKRKIACAVCSLRFSHKSQLQEHMYTHTGKPSRYHRYNRLCSQLFQASAHFCEGTAEPGGGGGASAGTATLSEDANRDNQDNGSSCYSLDSEISQESVDGVPVE from the exons ATGGAGGTGTCGTCTCACAgcctcttcctgctgcagcagctcaacGTTCAGAGAGAGTTTGGCTTCCTGTGTGATTGTACCGTCGCCATTGGAAATGTCTACTTCAAAGCTCACCGAGCCGTGCTCGCCTCCTTCTCCAACTACTTTAAGATGATCTTCATCCACCAGTCCAG TGAGTGTATAAAGATCCAGCCCACTGACATCCAGCCCGACGTCTTCAGCTACCTGCTGCACATCATGTACACCGGCATGTGTCCCAAACAGCCGGTGGACCAGAGCCGGCTGCAGGATGGCATCAAGTTCCTGCATGCCTACCAGCTGTGTCGGAAACCTGGAGAGGGGGCTGCAGACGCCGCCACAGATGTGATCCGCATGTCCAACCTGTATGGCATCCAGATCTCCTCCCAGCTGGCCAACAAGGAGGTGCCGGGTGTTCCAAAGACCACCACGGTCTCCCGCGGCGCCCCCGAGGACTTATGCTCCGCTGGCGGGGGGGGACGCTCCCACTCTCAACTGTCCCTGGCTGTTGGACTAGAGGGCGTTACGTCAGACCGGCAGGCGTCAGCGCTTCGCAACGTCTGCTCCGTAGCGTCTGGAGATGACTCGGACATTTCAGCTCGCATAAAGCAGGAGcgggtagaggaggaggagggggaggatggTGAGGGGGAGGAGGTTCCTGGGGTGGGGTCTCCGTCTCAGAGCAGCAGTCCCAGTCAGAGTCTCTTGTTCAAAGACCGGTCCCTGGTCCTGCTGTGTCCTCGCTGTGGCGAGCGCTGCTCCTCCCCCGAAGGCCTCCGGGAGCACCTGTTTAGCCACGCCCTGGACCCCGCCCGTCTGATGGAGGGGCTGTCACAGGGTGGAGAGCTGGACACCGGTGTGGAGGAGGGGCCACCGGGGACACAGGAGCAGCTGGACGCAGGATGTCTGGAGGAGGCGCTGAGACAGAGCCAGGCACTGGCCAATCAGCTGGCTGCAGAGCTGAGGAGGAGCCGAGGGGTGGGAGGGGTAGGCGGAGGGGGGAGCCCCACCCCGGCTGTCTTGCACTCACGCAAACGTAAGATCGCCTGCGCAGTCTGCAGCCTGCGCTTCTCCCACAAAAGCCAGCTGCAGGAGCACATGTACACCCACACCGGCAAACCGTCCCGCTACCACCGCTACAACCGCCTCTGCAGCCAGCTCTTCCAGGCCTCGGCCCACTTCTGCGAGGGCACGGCGGAGCCCGGAGGGGGCGGTGGGGCCTCGGCCGGCACCGCCACGCTTTCTGAAGATGCCAACAGGGACAATCAGGACAACGGCAGCTCCTGCTACTCCCTGGACTCTGAGATCTCCCAGGAGAGTGTGGACGGTGTCCCTGTCGAGTGA